The Ascochyta rabiei chromosome 5, complete sequence genome has a segment encoding these proteins:
- a CDS encoding RNA polymerase III C11 subunit — MLRVSRVPPGDPTIEQYVGQNRFECLTCPYHFVINKRYYERKYLKKKEVEDILGGKGAWDNVDKTEVQCPNEKCRNDRAYWYQLQIRSADEPMTAFYKCTSCAKEWRE, encoded by the exons ATGCTGCGCGTCTCGCGCGTGCCCCCCGGCGATCCCACCATCGAGCAATACGTGGGCCAGAACCGCTTCGAGTGCCTGACCTGCCCGTACCACTTCGTCATCAACAAGCGCTACTACGAGCGCAAGTAcctgaagaagaaggaggtcGAGGACATCCTGGGCGGCAAGGGCGCGTGGGACAACGTCGATAAGACGGAAG TCCAATGTCCGAATGAAAAGTGTAGGAATGATCGGGCGTATTGGTATCAGCTGCAGATTCGCAGTGCTGATGAGCCCATGACGGCCTTCTACAAGTGCACCTCATGCGCAAAGGAGTGGCGCGAGTAG